A window of Thermosynechococcus sp. NK55a contains these coding sequences:
- a CDS encoding GerMN domain-containing protein, with translation MVAKVTRSRPALIVLAVIGLASASTAAWLTLNPPRQGDPVLNSAEVAQQQETQIFWVKNEGDTFILVPTTVRINTSATRPELSIRSRLERLLAGPANQDVTTGIPENTRVNWVEVKADGIHIDLSPEFTKGGGSASMQARLGQVLYTATASDPKAPVWISIGGEPLRVLGGEGLEVTQPMTRQDFQTAFALRIQ, from the coding sequence ATGGTAGCAAAAGTCACCCGCTCCCGCCCCGCATTGATTGTGCTGGCTGTTATTGGCCTTGCCTCGGCTAGTACAGCGGCATGGCTAACCTTGAATCCTCCTCGGCAGGGAGATCCAGTTCTCAATTCGGCGGAAGTTGCCCAGCAGCAGGAAACTCAAATCTTTTGGGTTAAAAATGAAGGGGACACCTTCATTTTAGTGCCTACAACAGTACGGATTAATACCTCGGCAACACGGCCAGAACTCTCTATCCGATCGCGTCTGGAGCGGCTTTTGGCGGGGCCTGCCAATCAAGATGTCACCACCGGCATTCCGGAAAATACCCGTGTCAATTGGGTAGAAGTCAAAGCCGATGGCATCCATATCGATCTCTCCCCAGAGTTTACCAAGGGCGGGGGGAGTGCTTCGATGCAAGCGCGCTTAGGGCAGGTCTTGTACACAGCAACGGCAAGTGATCCCAAGGCACCGGTTTGGATTTCCATTGGTGGTGAACCGCTCCGTGTCCTAGGGGGTGAGGGGCTAGAGGTGACGCAACCGATGACCCGTCAAGACTTTCAAACGGCCTTTGCCCTCCGCATCCAGTAG
- a CDS encoding DUF6439 family protein, protein MVQTTLSTKELATALFDAVRIAPEDWHRLKGNRRARALEQAAAALVYLLKENDAEALAHLQQAVGWLDRSISPPPCRTHHH, encoded by the coding sequence ATCGTGCAAACCACTCTCAGTACAAAAGAACTGGCTACTGCTCTTTTTGACGCGGTTAGGATTGCTCCCGAAGATTGGCATCGCCTCAAAGGCAATCGCCGTGCCCGTGCCCTCGAACAAGCGGCTGCCGCTCTGGTCTATCTTCTCAAGGAAAATGATGCTGAGGCACTGGCGCATCTCCAACAGGCAGTGGGTTGGCTCGATCGCTCGATTAGTCCACCTCCCTGCCGTACACACCACCACTAG
- a CDS encoding F0F1 ATP synthase subunit gamma: protein MANLKAIRDRIKTIKDTRKITEAMRLVAAAKVRRAQEQVMASRPFADRLAQVLYSLQTRLRFEDVDLPLLAKRPVKTVALLVVTGDRGLCGGYNTNVIRRAKERIQELEAEGLKYTLVIVGRKAAQYFQRRDYPIDAVYSGLEQIPSASEAGQIASELLSLFLSETVDRVELIYTKFVSLISSKPVVQTLLPLDPQGLETADDEIFRLTTRASHLEVNREKVTSTLPALPPDMIFEQDPVQILDALLPLYLNNQLLRALQEAAASELAARMTAMNNASDNAQALIGTLTLSYNKARQAAITQEILEVVAGAEALR from the coding sequence GTGGCCAATCTCAAAGCTATTCGCGATCGCATCAAAACAATTAAAGATACCCGCAAGATCACTGAAGCTATGCGCCTTGTGGCGGCAGCAAAAGTTCGCCGTGCCCAAGAGCAAGTAATGGCGAGCCGTCCCTTTGCCGATCGCTTGGCCCAGGTGCTCTACAGCTTGCAGACTCGACTGCGTTTTGAGGACGTGGACTTACCGCTGTTGGCAAAGCGCCCTGTGAAGACGGTGGCGTTGCTGGTGGTGACGGGCGATCGCGGGCTATGCGGTGGTTACAATACCAACGTCATTCGCCGAGCCAAGGAACGTATCCAAGAACTCGAAGCTGAGGGCCTCAAATACACCTTAGTGATTGTTGGTCGCAAGGCAGCTCAATATTTCCAGCGCCGCGACTATCCCATTGATGCAGTCTATTCTGGCCTAGAGCAGATCCCCTCCGCCAGTGAAGCGGGTCAAATTGCCAGTGAACTGCTCTCCCTCTTCCTTTCGGAAACGGTAGATCGGGTGGAGCTCATCTACACCAAGTTTGTCTCCCTCATTAGCTCAAAGCCGGTTGTCCAAACCCTGCTCCCCTTAGATCCTCAAGGGCTGGAAACCGCCGATGATGAAATTTTCCGCCTGACAACCCGGGCCTCCCATTTGGAAGTCAACCGCGAGAAAGTGACCTCGACCCTGCCTGCTCTACCCCCCGATATGATTTTTGAGCAGGATCCGGTGCAAATTCTCGATGCCCTACTGCCCTTGTACTTGAATAACCAGTTGCTACGGGCACTGCAAGAGGCCGCCGCCTCAGAATTAGCAGCACGGATGACGGCAATGAACAACGCCAGCGATAATGCTCAAGCCCTGATTGGTACCCTGACCCTCTCCTACAACAAAGCGCGTCAAGCCGCCATTACCCAAGAAATTCTCGAAGTGGTGGCCGGTGCTGAGGCTCTGCGCTAG